A single region of the Halobacterium wangiae genome encodes:
- a CDS encoding M3 family oligoendopeptidase, which translates to MYDSRDDVPETHRFDLTRIFDTREEWATAREALEDAIETFETDRPLEEVLVAFESLSARDHRLRTYANLRANVQTGDDQRAADRSHAHAVHGDLMALREDVERRVRDADASASVPERFDRYVDDVRQRGDQTLAPAAADLLAQLDDVLDAPERVHRALVDGDFDPPTVDVDGEPVTLTRSERSRIQSSEDRATRKRAFQAVRDEYVGRRETLAANLDTMARRNVRLADARGYDSALPAALAGSDPYVACRPQPRLPRAVYDALVGGVRDNLAPKHRLERVRRDALGVDALQPWDRNAVPVDGETPEYDFEDARGMILDAVAPLGEAYQSRVASVFEERRVDAFDHPGKTEQGAAYATYAPDAGPFVLARWNGSLSHVFLLAHELGHAVHASFAGDARPHVTAGIPEPVAELPSKLHEVLLADHLLDTTTGDERTAVAARAVRSVGANLFYSARWATFTHRLHERVEAGDRLTADWLDETYGDLYAEFVPVLEVTDRLRAGWTTGLYNVPLYHHYPYVLGTAGALAVADGVDDANAPADYVAFLEAGTSEPAVELLADLGVDATNERAVSDAVERFEACVDAFAESVEP; encoded by the coding sequence ATGTACGATTCACGCGACGACGTCCCCGAGACGCACCGATTCGACCTGACACGCATCTTCGACACCCGCGAGGAGTGGGCGACCGCCCGCGAGGCGCTCGAAGACGCGATCGAGACGTTCGAAACCGACCGGCCGCTGGAGGAGGTACTCGTGGCGTTCGAGTCGCTGTCCGCGCGCGACCACCGCCTCCGGACGTACGCGAACCTCCGCGCAAACGTCCAGACCGGCGACGACCAGCGCGCTGCCGACCGTTCGCACGCACACGCCGTCCACGGCGACCTGATGGCGCTCCGCGAGGACGTCGAGCGGCGCGTCCGCGACGCCGACGCGAGTGCCAGCGTTCCCGAGCGCTTCGACCGGTACGTCGACGACGTCCGACAGCGCGGCGACCAGACGCTCGCACCCGCGGCCGCCGACCTCCTCGCGCAACTCGACGACGTGCTCGACGCGCCGGAGCGTGTGCACCGCGCTCTCGTGGACGGCGACTTCGACCCGCCGACCGTCGACGTGGACGGTGAGCCGGTGACACTCACGCGGAGCGAGCGCTCGCGAATCCAGAGCTCTGAAGACCGAGCGACGCGGAAACGCGCGTTCCAGGCGGTCCGCGACGAGTACGTCGGCCGCCGGGAGACGCTCGCCGCGAACCTCGACACGATGGCGCGGCGGAACGTCCGTCTCGCGGACGCCCGTGGCTACGACAGCGCGCTCCCCGCCGCACTGGCTGGCTCCGACCCGTACGTCGCGTGCCGCCCCCAGCCCCGACTTCCGCGAGCGGTCTACGACGCACTCGTCGGTGGCGTTCGCGACAACCTCGCGCCCAAACACCGCCTCGAACGCGTCCGCCGGGACGCCCTGGGCGTCGACGCGCTCCAGCCGTGGGACCGGAACGCCGTCCCCGTCGACGGCGAGACGCCCGAGTACGACTTCGAGGACGCTCGGGGGATGATCCTCGACGCCGTGGCACCGCTCGGTGAGGCCTACCAGTCCCGCGTCGCGAGCGTCTTCGAGGAGCGCCGCGTCGACGCCTTCGACCACCCCGGGAAGACCGAGCAGGGCGCGGCCTACGCGACCTACGCGCCGGACGCCGGGCCGTTCGTGCTCGCGCGCTGGAACGGCTCGCTCTCTCACGTCTTCCTGCTCGCGCACGAACTCGGGCACGCCGTCCACGCCTCGTTCGCCGGCGACGCACGACCCCACGTCACCGCGGGCATCCCCGAACCCGTCGCGGAACTCCCGAGCAAACTCCACGAAGTCCTGCTCGCCGACCACCTCCTCGACACGACCACGGGCGACGAGCGCACCGCGGTCGCCGCGCGGGCGGTGCGCAGCGTCGGCGCGAACCTCTTCTACTCCGCGCGCTGGGCGACGTTCACGCACCGACTCCACGAACGCGTCGAAGCGGGCGACCGCCTCACCGCGGACTGGCTCGACGAGACGTACGGCGACCTGTACGCCGAGTTCGTCCCCGTCCTCGAAGTCACCGACCGACTCCGCGCCGGGTGGACCACTGGACTGTACAACGTCCCACTCTACCACCACTACCCGTACGTCCTCGGCACTGCGGGTGCGCTCGCCGTCGCGGACGGCGTCGACGACGCGAACGCTCCCGCGGACTACGTCGCGTTCCTCGAAGCCGGCACGTCGGAGCCTGCCGTCGAATTGCTGGCGGACCTGGGCGTGGACGCGACCAACGAACGCGCCGTGAGCGACGCCGTCGAGCGGTTCGAGGCCTGCGTGGACGCGTTCGCCGAGTCCGTCGAGCCCTGA
- a CDS encoding DUF5658 family protein — translation MASSTRTVHRPTLGVSSTEARLWLVAVGALLGDLLLTYYGIAHAGLSEGNPLAASVLAGHGYAGLAAMKVAAFAVAAGGRQVVPPAYRWIAPICLAVPWLLAVTVNTALILGTL, via the coding sequence GTGGCTTCCAGTACCAGGACCGTCCACCGGCCGACGCTCGGCGTCTCCTCGACGGAGGCGCGACTGTGGCTCGTCGCCGTCGGTGCCCTCCTCGGCGACCTCCTGCTCACGTACTACGGCATCGCGCACGCTGGTCTCAGCGAGGGCAACCCGCTCGCGGCGTCGGTGCTCGCGGGGCACGGCTACGCCGGACTCGCCGCCATGAAAGTCGCCGCCTTCGCCGTCGCAGCGGGCGGCAGACAGGTGGTGCCGCCAGCGTACCGCTGGATCGCGCCGATCTGTCTCGCCGTGCCGTGGCTGCTCGCAGTCACCGTCAACACCGCGCTCATCCTCGGGACGCTGTAG
- a CDS encoding DoxX family membrane protein — MNPLRSAGRLHGRVVALAARSPEPATLARWGLGAMLVAAGVHKLLDPGAWAVYVTDWLAPWLVVSPVTFMVANGYLELLFGAALLDDRFTTFASLVAAVSLTATVGYLAVVWATTGQFGDVVARDVGLVGLAWAVFVEAMRTT; from the coding sequence ATGAACCCCCTGCGGAGTGCGGGCCGACTTCACGGCCGAGTCGTAGCGCTGGCGGCGCGTTCACCGGAACCTGCGACGCTCGCGCGCTGGGGCCTCGGCGCGATGCTGGTCGCCGCCGGCGTGCACAAACTCCTCGACCCCGGCGCGTGGGCGGTGTACGTCACCGACTGGCTCGCGCCCTGGCTCGTCGTCTCACCGGTGACGTTCATGGTCGCCAACGGCTACCTCGAGTTACTGTTCGGCGCCGCGCTGCTCGACGACCGCTTCACGACGTTCGCCTCGCTGGTCGCGGCCGTCTCCCTCACGGCGACGGTCGGCTACCTGGCCGTCGTCTGGGCGACTACCGGTCAGTTCGGGGACGTGGTGGCGCGCGACGTCGGCCTCGTAGGGCTCGCGTGGGCGGTGTTCGTCGAGGCGATGCGGACGACGTGA
- a CDS encoding acyl-CoA carboxylase subunit beta, producing the protein MKVRIGGGATESEAEAVAAALAEHVRDDVEVYLGDADEPAAVHEAPETPDDEPSPEPELGPTEREEQLREEIADILEGGPQKYRDRLPDQDKLFVRDRLDLWFGGKDADGERDEDDTLLFEDGKFANFDAWHPDSPEVEESDENNRLPADGLVTGAAEFDGRDVHFMANDFTVKAGSMAERGVEKFLRMQQRALKTGKPVFYLMDSSGGRIDQQTGFFANREGIGKYYFNHSRLSGRVPQICVLYGPCIAGAAYTPVFADFTVMVEGMSAMAIASPRMVKMVTGEEIEMQDLGGPEVHARESGSADLVARDEEHARELVADLVQYLPDNSDEKPPSQPAEPPAKSPSGIDGLIPESPNRAYDMHDLIDRVVDRDSFFELKPEFGKEILTGYARIDGRTVGIVANQPTQRAGAIFPDAAEKAAEFVWKSDAYNIPLLYLCDTPGFMAGSQVEKDAILEKGKKMIYATSEATVPKQSVVVRKAYGAGIYAMSGPAYDPESVIALPSGEIGIMGPEAAINAVYANKLNAIDDPEERAEREQELREEYREDIDVHRMASETVIDEIVPPSDLRTELANRFAFYEDVEKDRPSKKHGTIL; encoded by the coding sequence ATGAAGGTACGCATCGGTGGCGGCGCGACCGAGTCAGAAGCGGAGGCGGTCGCCGCGGCGCTCGCCGAGCACGTTCGCGACGACGTCGAGGTCTACCTCGGCGACGCCGACGAGCCGGCGGCGGTCCACGAGGCGCCCGAGACACCCGACGACGAACCCAGCCCGGAACCGGAGCTGGGACCGACCGAACGCGAGGAGCAGCTCCGCGAGGAGATCGCAGACATCTTGGAGGGCGGCCCGCAGAAGTACCGGGACCGCCTCCCGGACCAGGACAAACTGTTCGTGCGAGACAGGCTGGACCTCTGGTTCGGCGGCAAGGACGCGGACGGCGAGCGGGACGAAGACGACACGCTGCTGTTCGAGGACGGGAAGTTCGCGAACTTCGACGCGTGGCACCCGGACAGCCCCGAGGTCGAGGAGAGCGACGAGAACAACCGCCTCCCCGCGGACGGTCTCGTCACGGGCGCCGCGGAGTTCGACGGCCGCGACGTCCACTTCATGGCCAACGACTTCACCGTGAAGGCGGGGTCGATGGCCGAGCGCGGCGTCGAGAAGTTCCTCCGGATGCAACAGCGCGCGCTCAAGACCGGCAAGCCAGTCTTCTACCTGATGGACTCCTCCGGGGGTCGCATCGACCAGCAGACCGGCTTCTTCGCGAACCGCGAGGGCATCGGGAAGTACTACTTCAACCACTCCCGGCTCTCCGGACGCGTCCCCCAGATCTGCGTGCTCTACGGCCCCTGCATCGCCGGCGCCGCGTACACGCCGGTGTTCGCGGACTTCACCGTGATGGTCGAGGGGATGTCCGCGATGGCCATCGCCAGTCCGCGGATGGTGAAGATGGTGACTGGCGAGGAGATCGAGATGCAGGACCTCGGCGGTCCGGAGGTCCACGCTCGCGAGTCCGGGAGTGCCGACCTCGTGGCGCGCGATGAGGAGCACGCCCGCGAACTCGTCGCTGACCTCGTCCAGTACCTCCCGGACAACAGCGACGAGAAGCCGCCGAGCCAGCCCGCGGAACCGCCCGCGAAGTCGCCGTCGGGCATCGACGGCCTCATTCCGGAGTCCCCGAACCGCGCGTACGACATGCACGACCTCATCGACCGCGTGGTCGACCGGGACTCCTTCTTCGAACTCAAACCCGAGTTCGGCAAGGAGATTCTCACGGGCTACGCGCGCATCGACGGCCGGACGGTCGGCATCGTCGCGAACCAACCCACCCAGCGCGCGGGCGCCATCTTCCCGGACGCCGCCGAGAAGGCCGCGGAGTTCGTCTGGAAGTCCGACGCGTACAACATCCCCCTGCTGTACCTCTGTGACACGCCGGGGTTCATGGCGGGCAGCCAGGTCGAGAAGGACGCCATCCTCGAGAAGGGCAAGAAGATGATCTACGCCACCAGCGAGGCCACCGTCCCGAAGCAGTCCGTCGTCGTCCGGAAGGCGTACGGCGCGGGTATCTACGCCATGTCCGGCCCCGCCTACGACCCCGAGTCCGTCATCGCGCTCCCGTCCGGAGAGATCGGTATCATGGGCCCCGAGGCCGCTATCAACGCGGTGTACGCGAACAAGCTGAACGCCATCGACGACCCCGAGGAGCGGGCGGAACGCGAACAGGAACTCCGCGAGGAGTACCGCGAGGACATCGACGTCCACCGCATGGCGAGCGAGACGGTCATCGACGAGATCGTCCCGCCCTCCGACCTCCGCACGGAACTGGCCAATCGCTTCGCGTTCTACGAGGACGTCGAGAAGGACCGACCGTCGAAGAAACACGGCACCATCCTCTGA
- a CDS encoding HpcH/HpaI aldolase/citrate lyase family protein, whose translation MVRRSVLFSPGDRPEMLRKAPGAGADVVVFDLEDAVAPGRKDEARAAVREVLVDAEFDPNCEVCVRVNPVGAGAGDDVDAVFAGEAGADAVMLPKAESGEEVTTLARLLDEHGSDPPVLALVESASGVLNAQDVAAADATDALVFGAEDLSADVGATRTDEGTEVLYAREHVVLAASAAGVDAIDTVYTDIEDTEGLSEETRFAAGLGFDGKMAIHPGQVAPINDAFTPDPGDVEWAERVLEAKREADAEDRGVFRVDGEMVDAPLIAQAERVVERARAADDGDGS comes from the coding sequence ATGGTCAGACGAAGCGTGCTGTTCTCGCCGGGGGACCGTCCGGAGATGCTGCGGAAGGCGCCCGGTGCGGGAGCCGACGTGGTGGTGTTCGACCTCGAGGACGCCGTCGCGCCCGGTCGGAAGGACGAGGCGCGGGCGGCGGTCCGCGAGGTGCTCGTCGACGCCGAGTTCGACCCGAACTGCGAGGTGTGCGTGCGCGTCAACCCCGTCGGAGCGGGGGCGGGCGACGACGTCGACGCCGTGTTCGCGGGCGAGGCGGGAGCGGACGCCGTGATGCTCCCGAAGGCCGAGTCCGGCGAGGAGGTGACGACGCTCGCTCGCCTGCTTGACGAGCACGGCAGCGACCCACCCGTGCTGGCGCTCGTCGAGTCGGCATCGGGCGTGCTGAACGCACAGGACGTCGCTGCCGCGGACGCGACGGACGCGCTCGTGTTCGGCGCAGAGGACCTCTCGGCGGACGTGGGGGCGACCCGGACAGACGAGGGGACCGAGGTTCTCTACGCGCGCGAGCACGTCGTCCTCGCAGCGAGCGCGGCGGGCGTGGACGCCATCGACACCGTGTACACGGACATCGAGGACACCGAGGGGTTGAGCGAGGAGACGCGATTCGCCGCCGGCCTCGGCTTCGACGGAAAGATGGCGATCCACCCGGGACAGGTCGCGCCGATCAACGACGCGTTCACACCCGACCCCGGGGACGTCGAATGGGCCGAACGAGTACTCGAAGCGAAACGCGAGGCCGACGCCGAGGACCGTGGCGTGTTCCGCGTAGACGGCGAGATGGTCGACGCCCCCCTGATCGCGCAGGCCGAACGTGTCGTCGAACGGGCGCGAGCGGCCGACGACGGTGACGGGTCCTAG
- a CDS encoding MaoC family dehydratase, with the protein MPGLYYEEFEVGETIEHDRRRTISEADNQQFCDTTMNQQPLHLDAAFAAETQFGERLVNGLYTMSLAVGITIPETTDGTIVANLSYDDVEHPNPVFHGDTIRVQSTITDKRETSDSERGVVTMRVEVFAVNREDEPLVCEFERTVLSLKRENAA; encoded by the coding sequence ATGCCCGGGCTGTACTACGAGGAGTTCGAGGTGGGCGAGACCATCGAACACGACAGACGGCGCACCATCTCCGAGGCCGACAATCAGCAGTTCTGCGACACGACGATGAACCAGCAGCCACTGCACCTCGACGCCGCGTTCGCCGCGGAGACCCAGTTCGGCGAGCGCCTCGTCAACGGTCTCTACACGATGAGTCTCGCCGTCGGCATCACCATCCCCGAGACGACGGACGGCACCATCGTCGCCAACCTCTCCTACGACGACGTCGAGCACCCGAACCCCGTCTTCCACGGCGACACCATCCGCGTGCAGTCGACGATTACGGACAAGCGCGAAACCAGCGACAGCGAACGCGGCGTCGTCACCATGCGCGTCGAGGTGTTCGCCGTGAACCGCGAGGACGAACCCTTGGTGTGTGAGTTCGAGCGGACGGTCCTCTCCCTGAAGCGCGAGAACGCGGCGTAA